The Gemmatimonadota bacterium genome has a segment encoding these proteins:
- a CDS encoding alpha/beta hydrolase has protein sequence MTRRTLSSAWVLGVTALLVACSSGGTVSPPPVTTTPPPTQNPPAPPTITQRTWFDEAYGTLSQQRLDLFLPPTGNGPFRLIIWVHGGGWRNGDKTLAASAFQRRALSQGFALATVGYRLSGVAKWPAQIHDVKGAVRYLRANARRFGLDSTRFGAWGLSAGAHLVSVLGTSGGVSALEGTVGSSVASSRVQAVADWFGPTDFLQMDAQLIAAGCNPPGTVEQGLATSETAQLLGAQIGLVPNLVAQANPMTYITPDDPPFLIHQGKADCTVPYLQSVIFDAALRGPLGIGPANVSLSVIDGAGHGGTQFTNDTNVDRVIAFFNQVLR, from the coding sequence ATGACTCGCCGAACCCTTTCTTCAGCCTGGGTCCTGGGCGTGACGGCACTGTTGGTCGCGTGCAGCTCCGGCGGCACCGTCTCGCCGCCGCCGGTCACGACGACTCCACCACCCACCCAGAACCCGCCAGCGCCGCCAACCATCACCCAGCGCACCTGGTTCGACGAAGCCTATGGCACCCTGTCCCAGCAGCGGCTCGACCTGTTCTTGCCGCCGACGGGGAACGGCCCATTCCGCCTGATCATCTGGGTACACGGCGGTGGCTGGCGAAATGGCGACAAGACCTTGGCGGCGAGCGCGTTCCAGCGTCGGGCGTTGTCGCAGGGATTTGCACTGGCAACCGTGGGCTACCGCCTGTCCGGAGTCGCCAAGTGGCCAGCCCAGATCCATGACGTGAAGGGCGCGGTGCGCTACCTCCGTGCCAACGCGCGGCGGTTTGGGCTCGACAGCACGCGCTTTGGTGCCTGGGGGCTGTCCGCGGGCGCACACCTCGTCTCGGTGCTCGGCACCTCGGGTGGCGTGTCCGCACTGGAAGGCACGGTGGGGAGTTCCGTGGCGTCGAGCCGTGTGCAGGCCGTGGCTGACTGGTTCGGCCCTACCGACTTCCTGCAGATGGACGCGCAGCTGATCGCGGCAGGGTGCAACCCGCCTGGCACGGTCGAGCAGGGGTTGGCGACGTCGGAGACCGCGCAGTTGCTGGGCGCGCAAATCGGCCTCGTGCCCAACCTGGTCGCACAGGCCAACCCGATGACCTACATCACGCCCGATGACCCACCCTTCCTGATCCACCAGGGCAAGGCGGACTGCACGGTGCCGTACCTCCAGAGCGTGATCTTCGACGCGGCCCTTCGTGGTCCCCTGGGGATCGGGCCGGCCAACGTGTCGCTGAGCGTGATCGATGGTGCCGGGCACGGGGGCACCCAGTTCACGAATGACACCAACGTCGACCGGGTGATTGCCTTCTTCAACCAGGTGTTGCGCTAG
- a CDS encoding CehA/McbA family metallohydrolase codes for MRHAGIALLLLAFPLGAQWTNRYPRNAGFGHQVYLEGYELPILASGPGDPAPSPDGRSVAITHGGWLWRLDLASGTAQRLTNAGGVDARPAWSPDGRSLVFVRDDGRTLAVMLRDLATGAERELDRGMAMDPVFTRDGAAVVYTNVEPGGDLDLRRIELASGARTRLTTEAGLELRPQLFAGGDRMVYTSKTRAGGDQVRLRTDGRDVALLTGSIVSQARPALSPDGTLLAYNWPGSFGWELRLMSIDRPGPSVLLHAKPRGRPLTPAWSPDGGSIYFTEGDARQQLHLYRVARGGGPVQEIPVRTWSYGVPTGKLLLATAGPARLHVADASGHPLIPDVGMVRFDGQNGRPFFYGAGSIELEVPAGEVRVTATRGLASVPALATGVVRAGETTRLVAAPQRLWEPQGAGWFSGDHHFHLNYGGQFDLAPQDLVLPMMGEDLDVGTPMLANLHNRYENQDQWNWSSLGARPMIAFAQEVRSHFLGHVGLINTRDLVWPWTWGPGYESYGRDDRSNAEPLAAGRAQGGMGIYVHPVAGQSAPFADNALASIPIGLVPDAVMGAFDLLELVCLWSNTVGTTELWYRLLNAGLDIMPSGGTDVMTDLHRTMALGSTRVYVRPQGAMTWASYLAALKAGRSFVTTGPLLEFSANGAGPGEVIAAGGNVDVRLTVHSSMPVDSIAIVVNGRTVATEPAPKAPFSRSFRRTVRVPSGGWVAARVVGPAVDQWPAMANMTFAHTAPVWIGSRLSTDPDARRAAVADLRRAMANGEQRLDAGYAGTPIPNLKAHFEAARTRLDALAR; via the coding sequence ATGAGACACGCCGGCATCGCCCTCCTGCTGCTCGCCTTTCCCCTGGGTGCCCAATGGACGAATCGGTACCCGCGCAACGCCGGTTTCGGCCACCAGGTGTATCTGGAGGGGTATGAACTACCGATCCTGGCCTCCGGCCCGGGCGATCCCGCGCCATCGCCTGATGGTCGTTCCGTCGCGATCACCCACGGGGGATGGCTCTGGCGGCTCGACCTTGCCAGCGGCACGGCCCAGCGACTGACCAATGCCGGCGGGGTGGATGCGCGCCCGGCGTGGTCTCCCGATGGCCGGTCGCTGGTCTTCGTCCGCGACGACGGGCGGACCCTCGCCGTCATGCTTCGCGACCTCGCGACCGGTGCGGAACGGGAGCTCGACCGTGGGATGGCCATGGACCCGGTCTTCACTCGTGATGGTGCCGCCGTGGTCTACACCAACGTCGAGCCCGGCGGTGATCTCGACCTGCGGCGCATCGAGCTGGCGAGTGGCGCGCGGACGCGCCTGACGACCGAAGCCGGCCTTGAGCTGCGGCCGCAGTTGTTCGCCGGTGGCGACCGGATGGTCTACACATCAAAAACACGCGCCGGTGGCGATCAGGTCCGCCTGCGCACGGACGGCCGCGACGTGGCCCTGTTGACGGGGAGCATCGTGTCGCAGGCGCGCCCGGCGCTATCCCCGGACGGGACGTTGCTCGCCTACAACTGGCCGGGATCGTTCGGCTGGGAGCTGCGGCTGATGTCGATCGACCGACCGGGGCCGTCGGTCCTGCTGCACGCGAAACCACGTGGGCGACCACTGACCCCGGCCTGGAGTCCCGACGGGGGCTCGATCTACTTCACCGAGGGCGATGCGCGGCAACAGCTTCACCTCTACCGGGTGGCCCGTGGTGGTGGGCCGGTGCAGGAGATCCCGGTCCGGACCTGGTCGTACGGCGTGCCCACCGGCAAGCTGCTGTTGGCCACGGCGGGACCCGCCCGCCTGCATGTGGCTGATGCGTCCGGTCATCCGTTGATCCCCGACGTGGGGATGGTGCGCTTCGATGGACAAAACGGACGACCGTTCTTCTACGGCGCCGGCAGTATCGAGTTGGAGGTGCCGGCGGGCGAGGTGCGCGTGACCGCCACCCGCGGGCTGGCGAGTGTACCGGCGCTGGCCACCGGGGTTGTTCGAGCTGGGGAGACCACACGTCTCGTCGCGGCGCCGCAGCGCCTGTGGGAGCCGCAGGGCGCCGGCTGGTTCTCGGGTGACCACCACTTTCACCTGAACTACGGCGGGCAGTTCGACCTCGCCCCGCAGGACCTCGTCCTCCCGATGATGGGCGAGGATCTCGACGTGGGCACGCCGATGCTCGCCAACCTGCACAACCGCTACGAGAACCAGGACCAATGGAACTGGTCGTCGCTCGGCGCACGCCCGATGATCGCCTTCGCGCAGGAGGTGCGGTCGCATTTCCTGGGGCATGTCGGGTTGATCAACACGCGCGACCTCGTCTGGCCGTGGACCTGGGGGCCGGGGTACGAGTCCTACGGCCGCGATGATCGCAGCAATGCCGAGCCACTCGCGGCGGGGCGCGCGCAGGGTGGGATGGGGATCTACGTGCACCCCGTCGCCGGCCAGAGTGCGCCGTTCGCCGACAATGCCCTGGCGTCCATTCCCATCGGGCTCGTTCCCGATGCCGTGATGGGTGCCTTTGACCTGCTCGAGCTGGTCTGCCTGTGGAGCAACACCGTGGGGACGACCGAGCTGTGGTATCGCTTGCTGAACGCCGGCCTGGACATCATGCCCTCCGGCGGCACGGACGTCATGACGGACCTGCACCGTACGATGGCGTTAGGGTCCACGCGCGTGTATGTGCGTCCCCAGGGGGCGATGACCTGGGCGTCATACCTGGCTGCGCTCAAGGCGGGACGCTCGTTCGTGACCACCGGGCCGCTGCTCGAGTTCAGCGCCAACGGGGCAGGGCCGGGCGAGGTCATCGCGGCCGGCGGGAACGTGGATGTGCGACTCACCGTGCATTCCTCGATGCCCGTGGACTCCATTGCCATCGTCGTGAACGGCCGCACGGTCGCGACGGAACCGGCCCCGAAAGCACCGTTCTCGCGGTCCTTCCGCCGCACCGTGCGTGTGCCGAGTGGTGGGTGGGTAGCGGCGCGGGTTGTCGGGCCGGCGGTCGACCAGTGGCCAGCCATGGCGAACATGACCTTCGCCCACACGGCCCCGGTGTGGATTGGCAGCCGCCTGTCCACCGACCCGGACGCGCGTCGCGCAGCGGTCGCCGATCTCAGGCGCGCGATGGCGAATGGTGAGCAGCGACTCGACGCAGGGTACGCGGGAACGCCGATTCCCAACCTCAAAGCGCATTTTGAGGCCGCGCGCACCCGCCTGGACGCCCTGGCGCGCTAG
- a CDS encoding beta-lactamase family protein, giving the protein MRAICLVPLVPALLVAQSSRAPAPTFRDPDRLAKLTAAFPDVDRLMRDFVARSNVPGAAWGIIVDGKVVHVSVHGLRDVKAGAAVDTSTVFRIASMSKSFAALSILQLRDAGRLSLEDPAERYVPELRTLKYPTSDSPKITIRHLLSHSEGFPEDNPWGDQQLSATDAQLSAMIRKGIPFSTSPGTSYEYSNFGFAILGRIVANVSGMPYPRYLQQRVLRPLGMTSTTLQAADVPPARLAHGYRRQDGEWLEEPQLPDGAFGPMGGMLTSIADLGRWVALMLDAFPARDGAELYPIRRASVREMQQVTRYNGATAVRSADGTLALSAGGYGYGLGIRQTCLFGTSVSHSGGLPGFGSLMRWLPEHGVGIIALGSLTYTGWGGVADQALAVLARTGAMGPREPQPAPILVHRKEQVTRLIGTWSDPLADSLAAMNLYLDESKPRRRAAIERLVSSVGGECRPEGRFVVENALRGRWRLRCARGDLRVAITLAPTEPATVQFLEVSPMRPEDSLDPPPACRAA; this is encoded by the coding sequence ATGCGCGCCATCTGCCTCGTCCCGCTCGTCCCTGCCCTACTCGTTGCGCAGTCGTCCAGGGCTCCCGCCCCGACCTTTCGCGACCCGGACCGCCTGGCGAAGCTGACCGCCGCATTCCCGGACGTCGACCGCCTCATGCGCGACTTCGTCGCACGGTCCAACGTCCCGGGCGCGGCCTGGGGGATCATCGTCGACGGCAAGGTCGTCCACGTGTCCGTCCACGGCCTGCGCGACGTGAAGGCCGGCGCCGCGGTCGATACCTCGACGGTCTTCCGCATCGCCTCGATGAGCAAGAGCTTCGCGGCGCTCTCGATTCTCCAACTCCGGGATGCTGGCCGCCTCTCGCTGGAAGACCCCGCCGAGCGGTACGTCCCGGAGCTGCGCACGCTCAAGTACCCGACGAGCGACTCGCCGAAGATCACCATCCGCCACCTCCTCTCGCACTCCGAGGGGTTCCCCGAGGACAACCCCTGGGGGGACCAGCAGCTCTCGGCCACTGACGCCCAGCTGTCGGCAATGATCCGCAAGGGGATCCCGTTCTCCACCTCGCCCGGGACGTCCTACGAGTACTCCAACTTCGGCTTCGCCATCCTCGGACGGATCGTCGCGAACGTGTCGGGGATGCCGTATCCGCGCTACCTGCAGCAGCGGGTCCTCCGGCCGTTAGGCATGACGTCCACCACGCTGCAGGCGGCGGACGTTCCCCCGGCGAGGCTCGCCCACGGGTATCGGCGACAGGACGGCGAGTGGCTGGAGGAACCGCAGCTGCCGGACGGGGCCTTTGGCCCCATGGGCGGGATGCTCACCTCCATCGCCGACCTTGGCCGCTGGGTGGCGCTCATGCTCGACGCCTTCCCGGCCCGCGACGGCGCCGAGTTATACCCGATCCGCCGGGCGTCCGTGCGCGAGATGCAGCAAGTCACCCGATACAACGGGGCGACCGCCGTACGAAGTGCCGACGGCACGCTCGCCCTCAGCGCGGGGGGATATGGCTACGGCCTGGGGATCCGGCAGACCTGCCTGTTCGGCACCTCGGTCTCCCACTCCGGCGGTCTGCCGGGGTTCGGGTCGCTGATGCGGTGGCTGCCGGAACACGGCGTTGGGATCATCGCGTTAGGCAGCCTGACCTACACCGGGTGGGGCGGCGTGGCGGACCAGGCATTGGCGGTGCTCGCGCGGACCGGCGCGATGGGTCCTCGGGAACCGCAACCCGCTCCCATTCTGGTCCATCGCAAGGAGCAGGTCACGCGTCTCATCGGTACATGGAGTGATCCGCTGGCCGATTCCCTCGCAGCGATGAACCTGTACCTCGACGAGTCGAAGCCCCGGCGCCGGGCGGCGATCGAGCGACTGGTATCATCGGTGGGCGGCGAATGCCGCCCGGAGGGGCGCTTTGTGGTGGAAAACGCACTCCGTGGACGCTGGCGGCTGCGTTGCGCCCGCGGCGACCTGCGGGTCGCCATCACCCTCGCTCCCACCGAGCCAGCAACCGTGCAATTCCTGGAGGTGTCGCCCATGCGGCCAGAGGACTCGCTGGACCCACCACCGGCCTGTCGCGCCGCGTAA
- a CDS encoding serpin family protein, which yields MRLIRFSLVCAAAMACADPTDPQGKPAPITALPRQLNTTEQALAASTTGFGIGLLREVNKTFADSNVFISPLSATMALGMTLNGASNSTYDEMRGALNLPDRPLSELNASYQGLVTMLRGLDKTVDFRIANSIWYRNSFASAVAPAFLADTRTFFDAEASGLDFASPQALTTINSWVNTSTNGKITKILDQIPPELVMYLINATYFKGAWRDSFDPQRTGDGPFTTHRGQQVTAKLMTRKGGYRAAQLNGTQVVELPYGGDAFVMTVAMPALNVDINTFIASLTPATWASFSATLTEPGYDLVFPKFKLEWEDRLNNELQALGMRQAFIEGGADFTRLSPTMGRDLYVSEVKQKTFVDVNEEGTEAAAVTSVGIGVTSLPPSIRIDRPFVFAIRERLSGTVLFIGKIVRP from the coding sequence ATGCGACTGATTCGTTTCTCCCTCGTGTGTGCGGCCGCCATGGCCTGCGCCGACCCGACCGATCCCCAGGGCAAGCCCGCGCCGATCACGGCGCTGCCGCGCCAGCTGAACACGACCGAGCAGGCCCTCGCCGCCTCGACAACCGGGTTTGGGATCGGGCTGTTGCGGGAGGTGAACAAGACCTTCGCGGACAGCAACGTCTTCATCTCGCCGTTGAGCGCGACGATGGCGCTCGGGATGACCTTGAACGGCGCCTCGAACAGCACCTACGACGAGATGCGTGGTGCATTGAACCTCCCGGATCGCCCGCTGTCCGAGCTGAATGCGAGTTACCAGGGACTGGTGACGATGCTCCGCGGGCTGGACAAGACCGTCGACTTCCGGATTGCCAACTCGATCTGGTACCGGAATTCGTTTGCCAGTGCGGTCGCGCCGGCCTTCCTGGCCGATACCCGGACGTTCTTCGACGCCGAGGCCAGCGGGCTCGACTTCGCGAGCCCCCAGGCCCTGACCACGATCAACAGCTGGGTGAACACGAGTACCAACGGCAAGATCACGAAGATCCTGGACCAGATCCCACCGGAGCTGGTCATGTACCTGATCAACGCGACCTACTTCAAGGGAGCGTGGCGCGACAGCTTTGACCCCCAGCGCACCGGCGACGGGCCATTCACGACCCACCGCGGTCAGCAGGTGACGGCGAAGTTGATGACGCGGAAGGGTGGCTACCGCGCGGCGCAACTGAACGGGACCCAGGTCGTCGAGCTGCCCTACGGTGGGGACGCGTTTGTGATGACGGTGGCCATGCCCGCCTTGAACGTGGACATCAACACGTTCATCGCGAGCCTCACCCCGGCGACCTGGGCGAGTTTCAGCGCGACGCTCACGGAGCCCGGCTACGACCTCGTCTTCCCGAAGTTCAAGCTGGAATGGGAAGACCGCCTGAACAACGAACTGCAAGCACTCGGCATGCGACAGGCGTTCATTGAGGGCGGCGCGGACTTCACGCGCCTCTCCCCGACCATGGGCCGCGACCTCTATGTCTCGGAGGTCAAGCAAAAGACCTTTGTGGATGTCAACGAGGAGGGTACCGAGGCAGCCGCCGTGACGTCGGTTGGGATCGGTGTGACCTCGCTCCCGCCATCGATCCGCATCGACCGTCCGTTCGTGTTTGCGATTCGCGAGCGGCTGTCGGGGACCGTGCTCTTCATTGGGAAGATCGTGAGGCCGTAG
- a CDS encoding DUF1028 domain-containing protein, translated as MRRFLPLLIAGSIGAQEPISWNRQNLTFSTFSIAAIDPRTGEVGVAVTTRVACVGNGVPWVRAGVGAVATQASTRTQYGEELLGALAAGEAPDVALRRLMAADSGAQSRQIGVIALNGKSAQHTGSGPQQWAGHRAGTNYVTQGNILVGKQVVDAVATSFEATEGQPRHLADRLIEALAAGHAQGGDARHGRVQSAAVVVADNRPGRSRRNDGITVNINVCEHPEPVGELRRIYDAVSQTLGFRTLQQFAGNDIWQLKVMLHALGRFRPNETTLGRGADAMLYTAETIAAVDAFRVDAGLAGPQSSPSGLVDAETVERLWQALERAGKAKAVREALLETTAIRR; from the coding sequence ATGCGTCGTTTCCTACCCCTCCTGATCGCTGGATCGATTGGCGCCCAGGAACCCATCTCCTGGAACCGGCAGAACCTGACGTTCAGCACCTTCTCGATCGCCGCGATCGATCCACGTACAGGTGAGGTGGGGGTCGCCGTCACGACGCGCGTGGCCTGCGTCGGGAACGGCGTACCGTGGGTCCGGGCCGGAGTGGGCGCGGTGGCAACCCAGGCCAGCACCCGCACCCAGTACGGCGAGGAATTGCTGGGCGCGCTCGCCGCTGGCGAGGCACCGGACGTTGCGCTGCGCCGCCTCATGGCGGCGGACAGCGGGGCGCAATCGCGACAGATCGGGGTCATCGCGCTCAACGGAAAGAGCGCGCAACACACCGGCTCGGGTCCCCAGCAGTGGGCCGGGCACCGCGCCGGGACCAACTACGTGACGCAGGGAAATATCCTCGTCGGCAAGCAGGTCGTGGACGCCGTCGCAACTTCCTTTGAAGCCACAGAAGGCCAACCCCGCCACCTCGCCGACCGGCTCATTGAGGCGCTGGCGGCCGGACATGCGCAGGGGGGCGACGCCCGACATGGTCGCGTGCAGTCAGCCGCGGTCGTGGTCGCCGACAATCGCCCGGGCCGCTCGCGCCGCAACGACGGGATCACGGTCAACATCAACGTGTGCGAGCATCCCGAACCCGTTGGCGAGTTGCGCCGAATCTACGACGCGGTCTCGCAGACTCTTGGCTTCCGTACCCTCCAACAGTTTGCCGGCAACGACATCTGGCAACTCAAGGTGATGCTCCACGCGCTCGGCCGCTTTCGGCCCAACGAAACAACGCTTGGGCGCGGCGCCGATGCCATGCTGTATACCGCTGAGACGATCGCCGCGGTCGACGCGTTCCGGGTGGATGCTGGGCTGGCCGGTCCGCAGAGCTCGCCATCCGGGCTCGTGGACGCCGAGACCGTGGAGCGACTCTGGCAGGCCCTCGAGCGCGCAGGGAAGGCGAAGGCGGTGCGCGAGGCCCTCCTGGAGACCACGGCGATCCGCCGCTGA
- a CDS encoding MFS transporter: MRRFAAPHHLGDSVQLTTATQSPWLLALAGLVGAGLLYVLVQEVRKIPPRLFTLMATAFLDMAGVLMIIPLMPFYVKELAGDDGVQWAGMTLGIGTVTGIIVSAFTIAQLASAPMWGRYSDKHGRRPALLIALGASAISYLIFGFATSLVVLFLSRLVQGAGGGTVGVIQAYVADTTEPADRARALGWLSAATNLGVALGPVLGSLAVTLGQQDLAPGISEFRMGRAAPGMVAALLCLTTMGFAWKYLQESRHVHTGDRPRASSRAAAWRVLAHSSEPSSRLILIYAIAIGAFQGVNTVLALFLNARFGITAQSIGLFFMYIGAISVFTRVLLLGRAVDRFGEARLSRIGIVLLTVGLLGMPLSPNIGVLALAVALLPLGTAFTFPCVTAMLSRVIPNTERGLYMGLQQTFGGASRVIAPLFFGWSFDAIGTSAPYFFSASFVAATLLLGIGMDQYAGKPKG, from the coding sequence GTGCGCAGATTCGCCGCTCCCCATCACCTGGGCGACAGCGTGCAGCTGACCACCGCTACGCAGTCCCCGTGGCTCCTCGCCCTGGCGGGCCTCGTGGGGGCCGGCTTGCTGTACGTTCTGGTGCAGGAGGTCCGGAAGATCCCGCCCAGGCTCTTCACGCTCATGGCCACGGCGTTCCTCGACATGGCCGGCGTGCTGATGATCATCCCTCTGATGCCCTTTTACGTGAAGGAGCTGGCGGGGGACGATGGTGTCCAGTGGGCGGGGATGACCCTCGGGATCGGGACGGTGACGGGGATCATCGTCTCCGCCTTCACCATCGCCCAGCTGGCCAGCGCTCCCATGTGGGGCCGCTACTCGGACAAGCATGGACGGCGTCCGGCCCTGTTGATCGCGTTAGGCGCGTCGGCCATTTCCTACCTCATCTTCGGGTTTGCGACCTCGCTGGTGGTGCTGTTCCTCTCCCGGCTCGTGCAGGGCGCGGGAGGCGGCACGGTGGGAGTGATCCAGGCGTACGTGGCCGACACCACAGAACCGGCCGACCGCGCGCGCGCCCTCGGCTGGTTGTCTGCCGCCACGAACCTCGGTGTCGCCCTCGGTCCGGTCCTTGGCTCGCTGGCGGTGACTCTCGGGCAGCAAGACCTGGCCCCGGGGATCAGCGAGTTTCGCATGGGCCGCGCGGCCCCGGGGATGGTTGCTGCCCTGCTCTGCCTCACCACGATGGGGTTCGCTTGGAAGTACTTGCAGGAGAGTCGGCACGTCCACACGGGAGACCGGCCACGTGCGTCGTCCCGGGCCGCGGCGTGGCGCGTCCTCGCGCATTCTTCAGAACCCTCCTCGCGCCTCATCCTGATCTATGCCATTGCGATCGGGGCCTTTCAGGGTGTGAATACCGTGCTCGCACTCTTCCTGAACGCGCGATTCGGGATCACCGCCCAGTCGATCGGGTTGTTCTTCATGTACATCGGGGCGATCTCCGTCTTCACGCGCGTGCTGCTCCTGGGGCGCGCCGTGGACCGGTTCGGCGAGGCGCGACTCAGCCGAATCGGGATCGTGCTGCTGACCGTGGGGCTGCTGGGAATGCCCCTCTCTCCAAACATTGGGGTGCTGGCGCTCGCCGTGGCGCTGCTCCCGCTCGGCACCGCGTTCACCTTTCCCTGCGTGACGGCCATGCTCTCGCGGGTGATCCCGAACACGGAACGCGGCCTCTACATGGGATTGCAACAGACATTTGGCGGTGCGTCGCGCGTGATCGCCCCGCTCTTCTTCGGTTGGTCGTTTGACGCGATCGGCACCTCGGCGCCCTACTTTTTCTCGGCGTCCTTCGTCGCCGCTACGCTGTTGCTCGGCATCGGGATGGATCAGTATGCGGGGAAGCCGAAGGGATAG
- a CDS encoding ABC transporter permease: MSILAFLIQTLRIATPYLFAASGGVLSERAGVIALTLEGWMLTGAFCAALGSFYTGSPWLGVLAGIGGGVLAAALHALATIRYRADQVVLGIAINLMSVGITRFFLRLAFDSSSNSPRIPGFDWAGASEGGTTAGLGSLLASFSNPLVLVALLSLPTVWWILYRTPYGLRLRAVGEKPEAAASVGVSVARVRWIAVLGAGAFAGMGGAYLALEQHQFTDSMTAGRGFIALAAVIFGQWEPKRVALACLLFAAAETFQIRLQGLQLLPSQFVEMIPYVLTIIAVAGIVGRSRQPAALGRVTEP, translated from the coding sequence ATGAGCATCCTCGCCTTCCTCATCCAGACGCTGCGCATCGCGACGCCGTACCTGTTTGCGGCGTCCGGCGGCGTGTTGTCCGAGCGGGCCGGCGTCATCGCCCTCACGCTCGAGGGGTGGATGCTGACCGGGGCGTTCTGCGCCGCGTTAGGCAGCTTTTACACCGGCTCGCCGTGGCTGGGGGTGCTCGCCGGGATCGGGGGCGGGGTGCTGGCGGCCGCGCTGCATGCGCTCGCGACGATTCGCTATCGCGCGGACCAGGTGGTCCTGGGGATCGCGATCAACCTGATGTCGGTGGGGATCACGCGCTTCTTCCTGCGCCTGGCATTCGACTCGTCGTCGAATTCGCCGCGGATCCCGGGCTTCGACTGGGCCGGGGCGAGCGAGGGCGGTACGACCGCCGGGCTGGGGTCTCTGCTCGCGTCATTCTCCAACCCGCTGGTCCTGGTCGCGCTCCTCTCGTTGCCGACCGTGTGGTGGATCCTGTACCGCACCCCGTACGGGTTGCGGCTTCGCGCCGTTGGAGAAAAGCCGGAAGCTGCCGCGTCCGTGGGGGTATCCGTGGCACGCGTGCGATGGATCGCCGTGCTCGGGGCCGGCGCCTTTGCCGGCATGGGTGGTGCGTACCTCGCGCTCGAGCAGCACCAGTTCACCGACAGCATGACGGCAGGTCGCGGTTTCATTGCGCTGGCCGCAGTGATCTTTGGGCAATGGGAACCGAAGCGCGTGGCGCTCGCCTGCCTGCTGTTTGCGGCCGCCGAGACGTTCCAGATTCGGTTGCAGGGATTGCAGCTGTTGCCGTCACAGTTCGTAGAGATGATCCCGTACGTACTCACCATCATTGCCGTGGCCGGGATCGTGGGCCGATCGCGCCAGCCTGCCGCGCTGGGCCGTGTGACCGAACCTTGA
- a CDS encoding ABC transporter permease, with protein sequence MAQPDLSAPARDPWYQRLMEPLLPPLTALLIAAVVGDLLILSFGQSPREVYRLLVDGTWGNAYGFGQVLYKATTLACTGLAVALGIRAGMFNIGAEGQLALGGFAAALVGLGLPAGTPAALAILLCLLAAGAGGSLAAAVPGALKARFGASEVIVTIMMNFIVAAFLNWLVATKVSVAESLHTPEIHAGAVPRLAEVFPAFHGSAANFTILVAIGLAVSVWWFLFRTRAGYELRAVGLQPDAAEYGGIHVGRTWWRTLLLSGALAGLGGVNYVLGYKQYYEEGFAAGAGYLGIAVALVGRNHPAGVLVASLLFATLSQGALAVNALVPKQMLDVLTAVVIIAVATAVPEVQRLLRALRGRQA encoded by the coding sequence ATGGCGCAGCCTGACCTCAGCGCGCCGGCACGAGATCCCTGGTACCAGCGGCTCATGGAGCCGCTGCTCCCCCCGCTCACGGCGCTGCTCATCGCCGCGGTCGTGGGCGACCTCCTGATCCTGTCGTTCGGCCAGTCGCCCCGTGAGGTCTACCGGCTCCTCGTGGATGGCACGTGGGGGAACGCCTACGGCTTTGGCCAGGTGTTGTACAAGGCCACGACGCTCGCCTGCACCGGGCTTGCCGTCGCGTTAGGCATCCGCGCCGGGATGTTCAACATCGGGGCGGAAGGGCAGCTGGCGCTGGGCGGCTTCGCGGCGGCGCTGGTGGGGCTTGGCCTGCCTGCTGGAACCCCGGCGGCGCTCGCGATCCTCCTCTGCCTGCTGGCGGCCGGTGCGGGTGGGTCGCTCGCGGCCGCCGTGCCTGGAGCGCTCAAGGCGCGTTTTGGCGCCAGCGAGGTGATCGTGACCATCATGATGAACTTCATCGTGGCCGCGTTCCTCAACTGGCTGGTGGCGACGAAGGTGAGCGTGGCTGAGTCATTGCACACGCCCGAGATCCACGCGGGGGCGGTGCCGCGCCTCGCGGAGGTATTCCCGGCGTTTCATGGGTCGGCGGCAAACTTCACGATCCTCGTCGCGATCGGGCTCGCCGTCTCGGTGTGGTGGTTCTTGTTCCGCACGCGGGCCGGCTATGAGCTGCGCGCCGTTGGGCTGCAACCCGACGCCGCCGAATACGGCGGCATCCATGTCGGGCGCACCTGGTGGCGCACCCTGCTGCTCTCCGGGGCCCTGGCTGGACTGGGCGGCGTCAACTACGTGCTCGGTTACAAGCAGTATTACGAAGAGGGGTTTGCGGCGGGCGCCGGCTACCTCGGGATCGCCGTTGCCCTGGTCGGGCGGAATCACCCGGCGGGGGTGCTGGTGGCGTCGCTGCTGTTCGCCACGTTGTCGCAGGGTGCGCTTGCGGTGAATGCGCTCGTGCCCAAGCAGATGCTCGATGTGCTGACGGCGGTGGTGATCATCGCGGTGGCAACCGCCGTGCCCGAAGTCCAGCGCCTGCTGCGTGCGCTTCGGGGGCGCCAGGCATGA